One genomic window of Luteitalea pratensis includes the following:
- a CDS encoding CBS domain-containing protein: MKLHDSVDRILRQKGSGVYSISPDETVYKALETLEEKNVGALLVMSGDTLVGLLSERDYVRKVKLKGHSSTELKVSEIMSTPVVSVTSTATVDECMHRMTNKRCRHLPVVDDGKVVGVLSIGDLVNWIMSVQDATIHQLEDYICGKYPA; the protein is encoded by the coding sequence GTGAAACTCCACGACTCGGTTGACCGCATCCTCAGGCAAAAGGGATCCGGGGTGTATTCCATCAGTCCCGACGAGACCGTCTACAAGGCTCTCGAGACGCTGGAAGAAAAGAACGTCGGAGCCCTCCTCGTCATGTCCGGCGACACGCTCGTCGGGCTTCTCTCCGAGCGCGACTACGTTCGCAAGGTCAAGCTCAAGGGCCATTCCTCGACAGAGCTGAAGGTCAGCGAAATCATGTCGACCCCGGTTGTCAGCGTCACATCGACGGCGACCGTGGATGAGTGCATGCACCGCATGACGAACAAGCGCTGCCGCCACCTCCCCGTCGTCGACGACGGGAAGGTCGTCGGTGTGCTCTCGATTGGCGATCTCGTCAACTGGATCATGTCGGTTCAGGACGCCACGATCCATCAGCTCGAGGACTACATTTGCGGCAAGTACCCCGCCTAG
- a CDS encoding NADH-quinone oxidoreductase subunit J, which yields MGTLAGQAAFYYLAAASIASAALAVTRSNPIHSMLWVLALFLHVAGIFVLVGAQFLAAVQVIVYAGAILVFYLFFVMLLDLPSETAARRFGAHWPLAAAAGAVFAFLLMRWYQPGLATPTPAATVDAAPMPHVAAVGMLLFTEFALPFEVVSLVLLVAILGAVVVARRKTAS from the coding sequence ATGGGAACCCTTGCGGGACAGGCGGCCTTCTATTACCTAGCGGCAGCCAGCATCGCCAGCGCGGCGCTGGCTGTCACACGCAGCAATCCGATCCACAGCATGCTGTGGGTCCTCGCCCTGTTCCTGCACGTCGCAGGGATATTCGTGCTCGTCGGCGCCCAGTTCCTGGCGGCGGTGCAGGTCATCGTCTACGCGGGCGCCATCCTCGTCTTCTATCTGTTCTTCGTCATGCTGCTCGATCTGCCGAGCGAAACGGCGGCGCGCCGTTTCGGTGCCCATTGGCCGCTGGCCGCCGCAGCCGGAGCGGTCTTTGCCTTCCTCCTGATGCGCTGGTACCAACCGGGACTGGCGACACCGACGCCGGCCGCGACTGTTGACGCTGCGCCGATGCCGCACGTTGCGGCCGTCGGAATGCTGCTCTTCACCGAGTTTGCGCTGCCCTTCGAAGTCGTATCGCTGGTGCTCCTGGTGGCCATCCTCGGTGCTGTCGTCGTCGCCCGAAGAAAGACAGCGTCCTGA
- the nuoK gene encoding NADH-quinone oxidoreductase subunit NuoK — protein sequence MVTTGALLGLSAILFGIGLVGFLSRRNIILMLVSLEIMLNAVNVNFAAFGHHLLEERGQILALFVIAVAAAEAAIGLGLVIALARNRPDVRIEHLTELKW from the coding sequence ATGGTGACCACGGGCGCGTTGCTGGGGCTCAGCGCGATCCTCTTCGGGATTGGCCTGGTCGGCTTCCTCAGCCGGCGCAACATCATCCTCATGCTCGTCTCCCTCGAGATCATGCTCAATGCCGTCAACGTCAATTTCGCGGCTTTCGGTCATCACCTGCTCGAGGAGCGCGGCCAGATCCTCGCGCTCTTTGTCATCGCCGTGGCGGCGGCCGAAGCGGCGATCGGCCTGGGACTGGTCATCGCGCTGGCTCGCAACAGGCCCGATGTCAGGATCGAGCACCTGACCGAGTTGAAGTGGTGA